Genomic segment of Drosophila biarmipes strain raj3 chromosome 2L, RU_DBia_V1.1, whole genome shotgun sequence:
TTCCTTCATCTGTGGCCGGTTGTGGAGTTCCCAGAAAGTCAGCGGATGGCGATGAGAGGAACTGCTCCTCCCAGGCACCTCACTCCCTGTTCGATGGAGTCTCCGCCGAGCTGCTACGAGCGAATCGCCAGCAATTTCAGCAGCTCAGACAGTGTCTGCTTTCTGTAACGGCCCCACACGCCGATATCTATTTGGTCAGTTTATCATTTACGTTGATTTTAATTCCATATTAATAAGAACTTTCATCCAACAGGTAGTGCGAGTGGAGAAACTCCTGCAATCTGGAATAGCTCAGGCTGCAGAGCCCTATCTGAAAGCTGGCAAGGATCCCAAGTTGGGTCAGAAAGTCTATAAAGCGGCCAAGAACTGTGCCCAGCACATTGGGCACTATAGGCAGCCTTTTGCATGGGCAGCAAGACCTCTGTTCAAGCAGTACAGCCACGAACTGGATGTAGATCCCAAAAAGGAGTTCGAGTTCAGTCCTATTTACCGTCAGGAGTTACCCAAACTCAAGGATGATGAACTTCTAAAGCTATTGGTCGATTTCCGCAAACCTGAGAAACTAAGTAAACTAACCATCATTCCTGGTAGCCTAaagatgcagatgcagttTATCGATCAAACTACACCCTGTGGTTTGAGTAAATCTCTGGCTCCTTTGTCCACCTTTAATCCATCTTCCAAGCAATCGCCCACTATTGAGTTGGCCGAATTCCAGAGCCAATGTGAACGGGATGCGCATCCCTATACGAGTTTCTGCAACCACCTCTATGTGTATCCATTAAGCTTGCAGTTCGACAGCCAGAAATTATTCTCACGAGCCAGGAACATCACGGTGGTGGTGGAGCTACGGGATGGCGATGGGGAGTACAGCAAACCGTTGAAGGTTAgaagaaaattatttgtataaagTATACATTTAGAATTCCAAATGACTTCTCTTTATAACAGTGCATCTACGGTCGCCCTGGCCAGGATCTGTTGGTATCTCAGATAGCCTGTCCAGTCCTTCATCACAATGTGACTCCAACGTGGTACGAGGAGATCAAACTGCGACTTCCGTTGGGACTATTTCCGGAACACCACCTGCTCTTCTCCTTTTACCATGTATCCTGTAATCTGAGCAAGAAAAGGGAGGCAAATGCTGCTTTCGAAACGCCCATTGGTTATGCCTGGTTGCCGTTGCTGCAGAAGAATCGAATTTGCTTGGAGGAACAGCAGCTGCCGGTGGCTGCCACCTTGCCAGTGGGCTACCTTTCGATTCAGCCCTTGGGCTGGGGCAAGGGGGTAAGTTATAGACGTTGTGTGCCTCGCAAAGCCGTTCATCAACTCAtgaaatgtttgttttgtctcTTACCCAACATACCTCATGCCCCATACATCCATACATTCCCTGGCTTGCCAACTAACCTGTGCTCTCTTTCTCTTCGTGTTTTTTTCTCCGCACTGATCTGCATGCTTACTGCACCACCACCAACACCACCACCCAAAACCCTCCCTTGGCTGCCTACAAACCCTTCCAATTTCTCAGCAGAACTGCGGTCCGGATATCCAGTGGATCGATAATCAGAGGAATCTATACACGGTGGGATTACGTCTGGACTCCACGGTTCTTACGGCCGATCAGCACTTGCATAACTTTTTTGGACACTGCGAGAGGTTGCTGGAGGGCGGAAAAACTGGAGCCGTGCCGGCTGAAACGGAAACCTGCAAGATTTTGAAAGCAGCCCATGCCATCGATATGAAGTCGTTGATCAACTACTTACCCACGCTTCTCAATGAGCTCTTCACCTTGCTGGTTCACACGCAATCCGAGGAAATAGGCTTGAATGTAATCCGCTTGATAACGAACATTATCCACTTGATAAGCGATCAGGCCAAGAGGCCCGATCTTTTGGCAGCCTATGTGAAGTACGTGTTCCACGCTCCCTATTACAGCCAGCAAACAGCCAGGCAGAGGACTGTCCATGGAGAACTGTGCAGGCACTTGCCATACCTCCTGAATCCCAACAATCCGGATTTCCTTATCGTCAACAAGTTCATGAGATACTCCTCGATATTCTTCGATCTGATTGTGAAGAGCATGGCTCAACATTTGTTGGCTACCGGCAGGATTCGGATGCTGCGCAACGAGCGGTTTCCCAAGGAGTACGCCGATCGTGTGGAGCAGTTGATAAAGGTGTTAATGCCCTACATAACCACTCGATATGAGGATTTGGGCGAGGAGACGAATCTGCTTAATCGCTCGTTGGCAAAGTTTGTACGCCAATGTCTCAGTTACATGGACAGAGGATTTGTCTTTCGCCTGATTCGCTGTTATATGGCAGAATTCTCGCCTGGCAATACGCGAATACTCCACGAATACAAGTTCAACTTTCTGCAAGAGATCTGCCAGCATGAGCACTATGTACCGCTTAACCTGCCATTTGTTTTAAATCCGAAGAACAGACCGCCTGAGATGATGCAGCACTTCACGCTTTCCGAGCAGTTCTGCAGGCAGCACTTTCTATCGGGACTCCTACTTCAGGAACTGAAGAGTAGTCTCAATGAAATAGGCCATGTGAGGCGACATGCTCTGGGTATCTTTAAGGATCTCCTGGCCAAACACGAGTTGGACAACCGATATCAGCAGAGGGGTCAGCTCTCGAGGATTGCTCTACTTTACGTTCCCTGGCTGGGCGTTGTGATGGACAACATCCATCGGATTGATGACCTCTCGGAGTCTGGAGCTTGTACGCCCAATGGACATGTTTATGCGGACTCCGCCTCCTATACCAAGCGCTTGAGTTGTTCCAGTAGCTATGTGTTCAGCAAGGACTCCTCCACTTTTGGCTCCCTGACGTCCACTCCGCGTTCAAAGAATCGACTAACCCTGCACTGCGATCAACCGAGTCCTTACCGCACCTCGGTTCACATAAAGGAGCACAACTACCTGGCCGCCATCGCTGGGCAGCCGATTAGCAATGGCATTTCGAATCTCTCACTGAATTCGAACACGGATTCCGGGGTGAGTCTTTGATTTGTTCAATAAATTCCAAGTGAGATCTACTAACGTGCATCCTCTTTTCTAGCACTCTCAGGACACAACCACAATTGGAGCCTACACCAATGGTGATGCAGATGTGGCCTTGCGAAATGGACACAATCGCTCGGTGAGCGTAACCCACGCACAGATACTCGCCCGCTGCGATAAATTCAGTTCCGCGGAGAGCAAGGATCTGCTTCTTGGTTTCTTGTTCATCATCAAGCACCTGTCGCAAGACCAAATGGTGGGCTGGTGGCAGAATTGCAACGAATCCGAGACCCTGCAGTTTCTCTCCATTTTGGATCTCTGCCTGCTGCAATTCCGCTATGTGGGCAAAAAAAGTGTGGTGATAACTCCGGACACCCGCCAAGGGCGTTCGGCCAAGGCCAACACTCTTCCAGCCAGGACACAACCACCCACAGGGTTGGAAAATGGCAGTCAGGAACAGCAGCCAACTAGTGGTACTTTGAATCAAACCAGGGAACACCTACTGGAGGATATGGACACCCTGGCCAGGAGTCAATTGGCTCTTTATGAATCCAATTTGGCCACTGAAGTGGGTATGATAATATTGGATTGCTTAGGACTGTATGTCCTGCAATTCAGACAACTCTTGGCAGACAGCCTCATCCTGCCCAAGGTGGCCAGGGTTTACCTGAGATTCCTGCAGCTGGGCCAATCGGAGAGGCTCTCCAAACACGTCTTCGCTGCTCTAAGAGCTTTTATTAACAACTATGCAGTGGCCTTGTTCAAAGGCAATGCCATGCTGTGTGGTCAGATGGTATATGAGCTACTGAAAGCCTGCGACAGTCGCCTGGTGGAGATTCGCCATGAGTCGTGTGCTGTTTTGTATCTCCTCATGCGCAGCAACTTTGAGTTCAGTGGTAGAAAAGCCCTAACCCGAGTACACCTGCAAGTTATAATCTCAGTATCGCAGATGATTGGCAACGTAATTGGTCTGAACAATGCCAGGTTTCAGGAGAGCTTGTCCATCATCAACAGCTATGCGAACAGCGATAAGGCGATGAAGGGCACAGGTTTCCCCATGGAGGTTAAGGATCTTACGCGTCGAGTGCGCACCGTCCTTATGGCCACAGCCCAAATGCAGGCTCATCATATGGATCCAGAAAGGTTGCTTGAACTACAGTATTCGCTGGCCAACTCATATGCCTCCACCCCAGAGCTGCGACACACCTGGCTGGTGACCATGGCTAGGAATCACGAGCAGAATGGAAACCTGTCCGAGGCCGCCTGCTGCCATCTGCATATAGCTGCTTTGATGTGCGAGTATCTCCGTTTGCGAGGAGGCTGCACTCTCAGTTGGTCATCCACTGCCTTCAAGAAGATATCCACGAACATACCCCGAGATGAGCAGGGTCTCAAACTGGATGCTGGTGCTCAGGACTCCCAGTACACGGAACAAATGCTCCTGGAGCAACTGAAGCAGTGTGCCGATTTCTTGGACCGCGCCGAACGATTCGAGTGCCTCGGAGAGCTGTACAAACTCATCCTGCCCATGTACGAAAGGGATCGTAGTTTCCTGGATTTGGCTCACTGCTACGAACATCTTACCCAAGCCTACAACAAAATTGTGGAGGTGAATCGTTCGGGGAAGAGAATGCTGGGTCGCTTTTACAGAGTCGTCTTCTATGGAATGGTGAGAGATCTCGCAATAATTTGTCCCtttaacttatttatatttgttatttcagATGTACTTCGAGGAGGACCATGCCATCGAGTACGTGTACAAGGAGCCCAAGCTAACTTCACTTAGCGAAATCTCTGAGCGACTGGGCAAGCAGTACAAGGAGAAGTTTGGAGCCGATGTAGTCAAGATGATTATGGACTCATCACCGGTAAGTGAAGCTCGGTTTTTATGAATTGTTTATCCCAAGAGTAAGAAAAATAATGACATTATATTTTTGCTGGGCTATTGAGTTTTGACAAACgattatatttgaaatataagCAACGAATCCATACAATCCATCTGCAAATCATTTGAAGAGATATTCATTATAGAGCAGATCCGAATCGCTGTCATTGCGCATCAGGCTCATGCGCTAAAAATTTTGTATAGATTATTATGGAATATTAtcatatatataatgatattttagtATTACCCGCTTGACCTCTGTTTGACGCATCATGGAAGCGTTGGTGCTTCTTGGAATCATTCGCTGCGCGGTACCATGGGGTTGCTTGGGAGTGGACATGCCCATCCTATTTGTCACGGTACTTTTACCCGCCTTGCAACTAAGAAGGATATAAAGTGTGTGAATTAGGTTTAAATCTTGATATTCGTAAGCCAGAGTTATTTCCTTTGTGTTACAATGGACTCACGTATGGTTGGACTGCTGTTTCTGTACTGCGTTACTAGTTTTTCCTGGCCTGTTAACACGGCCTGTCTGAACAGCTGACATATTGCCCGATTGCTGGTAAACGCATCCCGATTTCGCAGAAGCCAACCGATTCAACTTTCGTGCTGCGCCACCGTTTGAGGAAGGTTCCATTTGAACCTTTCGTTGGACAGCAGATCCGGCCTGCATATGGCCACCAACTGCTGTGCTCCGAAGTCGCTGCATGATTGAGGGCGTACCCTGTACCTGCGTCACCATTGAACGGCCGTAAATAGAACTCCTAGGAACCTGTGAGCCGCCCTGGAGACCACTGGGTCCTGCTCCCCGTGCCGAGCATTTGGCCTTGGCCGATTTGTACACCCGCGGAAAGGTGGCCGGCACACTGGTACCCATTACGGATTTATCCGGTGTTGTTGATGGTACATCCAAATGAAAGTCATCGATCATCATGGGTTCAGCATCTTGGTGAGCGTCATTTAGCTGGTTGACCAGCTGCGATCCCTCGGAATCTTCGTATCTAAATTTGAGTTAAAGCTTTATGAAGTTCTTCTTAGTGTATTTAGCACAGACCTGTAAAGCTTCCCTCTGATATATTCTGTTGGAATGGATGAACCGGCACATCCCCTTGGTGTCAGCTCCCCACCGTTCAACTGGGATTCATCATCTCCTGCATAAGAAGCGGTCTCCACACCTTGTTTCATCTCGTCGTTGGACATGCAAACAGTGACACTGGACGACTGTGCCGTGGGTGGAGGGACCGCTGTACTCGCCCTACTGTCAGCTCGATTGATGTGGATCTGATCCCGACTGACGATCAAGCCGAGCTTGTGGCAAAGTTCCTTGAAGGCCTTGTGGGACACCAAGTCCTGGTAACGCGTTGAATCCGTGAAGGTGAAAAACTTCTCAAAGGCCTTTATGCCTTCGATCTGGTGCTCAATTTCCAGCTCCGTGTAGCTGCGATTGGAGCAAAGAGTGCACTTGGGACACACGGATCCTTCCCCGCTGTATTCACACTTCTCGCTGAGAATATCGTTGACCCGGATTAGAAACTGGGCCACCAGGACGCTCTCCGGTCGACTGGCCAACTTTTCCTGGTCGCCCACGGCCAGCTGAAGGCTCTGGCGCTCAAGGATGATCGGACTTATCGGATCCGGAGGTTGTAGCTGCTGGTCCGCCTGTTTTTTGGTGAATGTCATGCTGAGACCCTGGCCACCTGGTAACAAACCCACCGAGATCTCGTCCAGAGGCATTTGTTCATCACCCAGTTGGCTCAGGAAATCCAAGAGCTGATGCTGTACATGGAATCCATTGGCCACACGATTCACGGCATCCCCAACGACTTCAGGATGAAGCAATGTTGTAGTTGAGGTCGCCTCCGTTTTGGTGTCGGCACTTGGAAACTCCGATCTCTGGCGATACGAGGGCACGAACTCCACAGCGTTCGGATTGAGCGAGTATTCCACCGCAGACGGCATCGCATTCTGAAGCGGCATCTGGACCAAGCCCAGACCCATCCCATGGGACGGGAATGCGAAGATCTGCTCCATAACGGAAACAGACGGGCTTCTGGTGTAACACTGACTGGATGTCCGGCGATCTGATGAACTGGTGGTTTGTGCCAAAAATCGGAACGCGAATTGTATACAAAATTTGGATACTACTGCGGCTCTAGTGTGCGAAGAGTGGttgttgtataaaaataacaaacaatttaCTAGTGCCTAGTAAAGTTGTTGAGTTGTTTGAACTACATCAGTTGAGGGTGGAGAGTGATATTctgatatttatttgtgtGACGACTTGATTTCAAAGTAACGTGTATGGCAAACCCTCTCATCAGAATTTAGCGTTCAGTTCGTTATGGGGtggtttttttattctattgTTCTTAACACCTTTAAAGTTATATCTTTGGGCTTGTGCATTTagtttatagttattttatgaatttacTGGATTTAAGCTtgcatttatataatttaactgcttgtattattttatatatccATCTTAATATTTCAGGTTAAGGTAGACGAATTGGATGCCAAACTTGCCTACATACAGGTCACCCATGTGATTCCGTTCTTCTCCAAGGATGAGCTTGACCAAAGACTCAACGAATTCGAGCAGAATCATGATGTGGACACCTTTATGTACGAAACCCCGTTCACCAAATCGGGAGCCGCCCGTGGCAGCGTAGAAGAACAATGGAAACGAAAGACGGTTATAAAAAGtaagaataaaattatatttgatcTTTTTTTAGTAATTACTAACTTTTCAATCTTCGCCAGCTCAATATTCCTTCCCCTACGTTCTCAAACGTATACCCGTAAAATCCCGCGAAATCATCGAGCTAAGTCCCATCGAGGTGGCCATCGATGAGATGCAATCTAAGGTTTCAGAGCTGGAGGAGATCATTCTGCCACCAGCCGATGTGAAGAAGTTGCAGCTGCGTCTTCAGGGAAGTGTGGCGGTGACGGTAAATGCGGGTCCTTTGGCCTACGCCCATGCCTTCCTCGATGCAAAGGTGGTGAATAACTTCTCACTGGACCGCGTCGGAGACCTTAAGGATGTTTTTCGGTATGTTTTCTTTGTAACTAACCATACGCTACcttgataaaatatataaggAACTCAGTTTATATTAGAAAACCTCACTTCTCCAGCACTATAAAGTAATctacatttattaaattatccCTCTTCCCTTCAGTGACTTCATTGTGGTCTGCCAGAAGGCGCTGTTCCTCAACGAGCGCATCATCAGCGCGGACCAGAAGGAGTACCACCATGTGCTGAAGGAGAACTACGAGAAGCTGTGCCAGGCGCTCAGTGAGTTGCTCGACGACGAGTCCTTCCAGCCGCTCGGCGACGATGCCGACAGCATAAACCAGCGCAACAGCATGGCTTTGTTCAATGCGATCAGTGGCGCCTCCAATAACTCAAGTACTGCTTAAGTTCCAGAAAACCATAAAACAAGATACCAAAATTCTGAAACTCAGTCACCCACACGCACAGCTAACTTAACAAACCGAATGTTGAATGAAGTATTCAAATAACACGAGCCCATGACGTAGGCGTAGAGTTCGTAATGTGTTAGCGTAACCACAACGTAGTCGTAACATAGACTCACTGGTGTTCCTTTGCTTGATGTTGTCGTTGAATTTCAAAATTGTCTTGCGGCAGGTAAAGCTCGATTTGGGGCTTAACGGTTTGAAACTCGGCTAAGGGAATCCGCTTGTGACTAACCCCATAAAAACCCCGATTTGATGGCTAACAATCCGACCCAGAAACTAACCGTAAGCGCTTGATGACAAAATTCGGCTTAACTAATCATACGTTCTGTGACCCTCTTCCCAGTGCTTTTCCATTCTGTATTAACGAGTTTGTAATTCTCCCTTTTTAGGACCGTATTTTGTTGAGCAAAGTACCAGCAACAACACCCACCACCACAGTTCCCACATAAACACACAGAACTCCACACACCATGCATAACCGATAACCGATCTTTATATTCTGTGCTAAACGACCAGTTCCATAAGTTCCAGTTAACCGAAATCACTTGTTAATTTCTCTGACTAGGCTTAAGCGACTATGTTTTAAATTCCCCATTGTTTGTTGTTAGATTTTTATGTTGAACGATTCgattaatttgtatttcacaTTTGCAATTATGTAATatagtatattttttcttagcATGCCTGACAAAAAACGGAAACAGACTctagttttaaatttacttttaagcaTATATcttattattgttttatattttgccAGATTTAATTTTGCTTAGGATATCGGCTAATTATGCACAACTCTATGCAACCTGTACTAGTTACTTTATTAGATAAAATCTGCTAACTTTGTGTCTTCTTCAAATCTCGAAATGGCTAAAGAAtcgtttaataatttaattattcgTAAACGTAAATGAAGTTAGACTTAGTGTTAACAAACTAGACGAATAAGTTCCCGCAAGCAACAGAACTTACCAAAGTATTCAGATAAAGGAAATACCTATTAAACAGATCTATggatatatatttacatacatGCATTTTCTAGTGAAATCGTATAAagaacttaataaaaatatatgcattAAATGTTTAAGCAAAAGTCTTTCACTGTTGGGttcaatttgtatttattaacaatttttaaaattatttaacaattttgtttatCATGCGCGGATCGACACAGAATGttattacaaattttgtttatagaaCTTTTGCTGCGAACTAAACCGAACAAACGAATGTTAGGCGTTTTCTGGAAGCCATCAATGTTGGATTGAACAGTCAATGAGTCAAAGAATCAATCGATCAACCAATCAATGTCCCGTTTAAGGCTacataaatatgtaaattttaATCATCTCCCTCAGGCTAAGGCTAGTTAGAATTACAAGCGGACATTGGGGTTCCGGGAGCGTACGAAGTTcagcagctcgtcggagtCCTCGCACACGAAAGGCTTGATGTGGTGGCAGGCCACGTCGTGCCACTTGATGCCGTCGTTGTAGAAGTTGTTCAGGATGGACAGGCAGCTCTCGTCGTTGCCCTGGGCGGCCTCCCGGTTGTCGGGCTGCGGCTGCTGGTATCCACCCGTTGCCGACCAGTCGCCGGTGTTCCTCTGCGAGGTGGGTCCAATCTTGGCCCCCGATCCCGACCAGAACCATCCGTTCTCGTTGGGGGGCTGCAGGTCGGGTCTGTCGCAGCCGGCGAAGTTGCACTTCCTGCCCGAGGTCCAGATGTATCGCACATTGCCCCGGGCGATCCGCTGCTTCACAAAGTCATTCTCCTGCGGCGTCTCCAGGGAAACGGCGTCCATGCAGTGCCGACGGCAAATATTCCTCGCGTCCAGCCAGTCCACCTCCAGACTGCGAGTGGGAGCGTGCTCCCAGCTGAAGAAGTACGAATGGGACACTCCCCGGGCATCCCGGTAGCTGGCATGGCGCACCCGGTTGGCACAGCTCCTCGGATCGGGAAGGGCCAGGCGACGCTGGGCCAGCGCCACGGTGGCACTTAAAGCCAGCAGGAGCAGTGCTCGCAGCACAGACATATTTGGATATCTAAAAAATTagttcattatttttattgatttggaaAATCACTAggaataatttattcatttaaatgtttttttaattttcgtttaaaagaatataagcttttgagaaattattcctttagctattttatttaaattaccactaaaaattaaatttaattatattatattatatttaattatattatattatttttgtatcaatgaatacatatttaaaattctgaATAATAAATGAGGAATTCGTGAATCAGAACCTATTTAGTAGTAATTTAAGTCGTATTCTGGCCAATTAAACCAGCAAACCTGATCGAATTTCTGACAAATCCAGACTGGAGTGGCTAACCCCCCGAGTTCGGCCTAAAACTGACTCAAAAAACAAGTCCGACTAGGCTTGGATCTGACTCGCCCCACCCAATGCATTTCCGCTTGGATGAGTCGCTGGGTTTTATGCAAAATCACTGATTGGAAATGCTTTGCAtcgattttgatcaattttgaCTGTATCTTGTGGATGGAATTTGTCGCTTACAATTGTCATTTTGCACAATTTGATTCCATTTCGTCTAATTAAGTAGTTTTCCATTTCGGCGAGGGGCCTTCAACCTGGTTTCTATTTCGTAACGTGAGAACAACTGACTTTTATTTCGCCCAGCAACAGGGTATTCTCTTCTCTACTACAACCTATGCAAATGGGCTCATTGTTTTATATCTGAACATAAAAACCATGAAAATTGTATGCAAATTTTTATGGGCTTATTGATGAGCGACTGGTTGTGGTTGCAAGCCACTTGGCAACTAATCAAAAATGCATCTTATATAAATTGTCTGCTTGCAATTAGATCCGGATTTAAATTGGCTGATCTAAGCTGAGGCTCCATTTTATTGGAAATTGCTGAAACGCGTGCTGGGCTTTGTTGATCCATTACAATAAAAGTTAATTATCTTCAACTGACCaaaacaaattgcaaattaGTTAAGATTAGTTGTTGCTGATTAAAAGAGCTCAGACAGCTGAAGGAAAAATTGTCTGTACAAAATgggaaattaaaagcaaaaagtTTTAATGATCTTCTATTTTCATTTCTGCTCAATCattaaaagtcaaaatttCGCTACACAGGACAAAAGAAACTTATAGCTTTAATTCTTATTTAGTagtttatactttttaaaaaataatttacttaGTAGGAGTCGAAAGGACCTCAAAAAAAGTTACCAAACCGTAACTGACCTAGCCCAGAAACCTGACCTATCCAAGAA
This window contains:
- the LOC108033690 gene encoding dedicator of cytokinesis protein 9 isoform X4, with translation MERKFTRGLNKLGSAVQMRENVSQLVRESAVLNKPLVVEPIDFEAFIAKNKTVIQNDPQRELLIYPADDVSEIIMPRKQRTNAKSVADRFDPPNEAIVCPLHGPSIISNGNGHSQVSRQGSIQSNGSQSHHNGNGHTSSSSSSSLTNSNGHGQLSRKSSQCSNGSSSHKDSSYESALSSITLRSHLAQPEEVDEFADDGHGEDVVDGQPHGSRAECTRFTRQALYTYRAKNHLIHYKYNAYGGNCHDLPSISPAEELLEEVYEIDADQDRIDEQMTRSQADTITKQGYLLKGPDSASDRMFANIGNKSFKRRYCYLRQEIDGTYILELHKDEKQGEAKATIVMDFCTDVVQNPKRGRFCFELRMTTGHKSFTLAAENEQDFKDWLSKISSVLAQNRAQEEKRNASLERQPSIGSNPSPQLQPPAMEPQIFGTLKGLDQSLHPQLMKYGRETDHSIALARREQRRRLFACYQSPAKSSGSDNVEQYREHFGTRLLLTCHNLRFRLQCIPQDEGSAAGVEQQVEPYITSLALYDAKANRKLSENFYFNVNEQWAAQLLPNTPVPSSVAGCGVPRKSADGDERNCSSQAPHSLFDGVSAELLRANRQQFQQLRQCLLSVTAPHADIYLVVRVEKLLQSGIAQAAEPYLKAGKDPKLGQKVYKAAKNCAQHIGHYRQPFAWAARPLFKQYSHELDVDPKKEFEFSPIYRQELPKLKDDELLKLLVDFRKPEKLSKLTIIPGSLKMQMQFIDQTTPCGLSKSLAPLSTFNPSSKQSPTIELAEFQSQCERDAHPYTSFCNHLYVYPLSLQFDSQKLFSRARNITVVVELRDGDGEYSKPLKCIYGRPGQDLLVSQIACPVLHHNVTPTWYEEIKLRLPLGLFPEHHLLFSFYHVSCNLSKKREANAAFETPIGYAWLPLLQKNRICLEEQQLPVAATLPVGYLSIQPLGWGKGNCGPDIQWIDNQRNLYTVGLRLDSTVLTADQHLHNFFGHCERLLEGGKTGAVPAETETCKILKAAHAIDMKSLINYLPTLLNELFTLLVHTQSEEIGLNVIRLITNIIHLISDQAKRPDLLAAYVKYVFHAPYYSQQTARQRTVHGELCRHLPYLLNPNNPDFLIVNKFMRYSSIFFDLIVKSMAQHLLATGRIRMLRNERFPKEYADRVEQLIKVLMPYITTRYEDLGEETNLLNRSLAKFVRQCLSYMDRGFVFRLIRCYMAEFSPGNTRILHEYKFNFLQEICQHEHYVPLNLPFVLNPKNRPPEMMQHFTLSEQFCRQHFLSGLLLQELKSSLNEIGHVRRHALGIFKDLLAKHELDNRYQQRGQLSRIALLYVPWLGVVMDNIHRIDDLSESGACTPNGHVYADSASYTKRLSCSSSYVFSKDSSTFGSLTSTPRSKNRLTLHCDQPSPYRTSVHIKEHNYLAAIAGQPISNGISNLSLNSNTDSGHSQDTTTIGAYTNGDADVALRNGHNRSVSVTHAQILARCDKFSSAESKDLLLGFLFIIKHLSQDQMVGWWQNCNESETLQFLSILDLCLLQFRYVGKKSVVITPDTRQGRSAKANTLPARTQPPTGLENGSQEQQPTSGTLNQTREHLLEDMDTLARSQLALYESNLATEVGMIILDCLGLYVLQFRQLLADSLILPKVARVYLRFLQLGQSERLSKHVFAALRAFINNYAVALFKGNAMLCGQMVYELLKACDSRLVEIRHESCAVLYLLMRSNFEFSGRKALTRVHLQVIISVSQMIGNVIGLNNARFQESLSIINSYANSDKAMKGTGFPMEVKDLTRRVRTVLMATAQMQAHHMDPERLLELQYSLANSYASTPELRHTWLVTMARNHEQNGNLSEAACCHLHIAALMCEYLRLRGGCTLSWSSTAFKKISTNIPRDEQGLKLDAGAQDSQYTEQMLLEQLKQCADFLDRAERFECLGELYKLILPMYERDRSFLDLAHCYEHLTQAYNKIVEVNRSGKRMLGRFYRVVFYGMMYFEEDHAIEYVYKEPKLTSLSEISERLGKQYKEKFGADVVKMIMDSSPVKVDELDAKLAYIQVTHVIPFFSKDELDQRLNEFEQNHDVDTFMYETPFTKSGAARGSVEEQWKRKTVIKTQYSFPYVLKRIPVKSREIIELSPIEVAIDEMQSKVSELEEIILPPADVKKLQLRLQGSVAVTVNAGPLAYAHAFLDAKVVNNFSLDRVGDLKDVFRDFIVVCQKALFLNERIISADQKEYHHVLKENYEKLCQALSELLDDESFQPLGDDADSINQRNSMALFNAISGASNNSRPYFVEQSTSNNTHHHSSHINTQNSTHHA